In one Bacillus thuringiensis genomic region, the following are encoded:
- a CDS encoding Stp1/IreP family PP2C-type Ser/Thr phosphatase, whose product MKAVFLSDKGKVRQHNEDSAGVFHNLDGNVLAVVADGMGGHRAGDVASSMAIQLFHDYWKQTHNMNEPKKVEQWLHTSVGIINERIYEYAQQNAECNGMGTTLIIAVCTPSFVTIGHIGDSRCYMVSEGEMTLVTEDHSLVNELVKHGEISKEDAEYHPKKNVLLRALGTEEKVGLDVKTLVIEEDDQLLLCSDGLSNKVSIDDMRQILQLNEQLEGKGQQLIQLANDRGGEDNITLVLIDYAGSTNESR is encoded by the coding sequence ATGAAAGCCGTATTTCTATCGGATAAAGGAAAAGTTCGTCAACATAATGAAGATAGTGCAGGAGTTTTTCACAATTTAGATGGAAATGTATTAGCGGTAGTAGCAGATGGAATGGGAGGTCATCGAGCTGGTGATGTAGCTAGCTCGATGGCCATTCAATTATTCCATGATTATTGGAAGCAAACACATAATATGAATGAGCCGAAAAAAGTAGAACAATGGTTACATACTAGTGTTGGGATTATTAATGAGCGTATATATGAATACGCTCAGCAAAATGCGGAATGTAATGGTATGGGAACAACGCTTATAATAGCTGTTTGTACACCAAGCTTTGTGACAATAGGGCATATAGGAGATAGTCGTTGCTATATGGTATCAGAAGGAGAAATGACTCTAGTAACGGAAGATCATTCACTTGTAAATGAGCTTGTGAAACATGGTGAAATTTCGAAGGAAGACGCAGAGTATCATCCGAAAAAGAATGTGTTATTAAGAGCATTAGGAACAGAAGAAAAAGTTGGGTTAGATGTTAAAACGTTGGTGATTGAGGAAGATGATCAATTACTTCTTTGCTCTGATGGGTTATCAAACAAAGTTTCTATTGATGATATGCGACAAATTTTACAGTTAAATGAACAGCTTGAAGGTAAAGGGCAGCAACTCATTCAATTGGCAAATGATCGCGGTGGAGAAGATAATATCACACTTGTTCTTATTGATTATGCGGGTTCGACAAACGAAAGTAGGTGA
- the rlmN gene encoding 23S rRNA (adenine(2503)-C(2))-methyltransferase RlmN: METTVRKQKKNLETKKPSIYSLQLHEMQDWLKEQGEPKFRAGQIFDWLYKKRVKNYEDMSNLSKGLRDKLSNSFDITTLNTLVKQTSSDGTIKFLFQLYDGYSIETVLMRHEYGNSICVTTQVGCRIGCTFCASTLGGLKRNLEAGEIVAQVVEVQRALDETEERVSSLVVMGIGEPFDNYDNLMGFLRIINHEKGLHIGARHMTVSTSGIIPKIYKFAEEDLQINFAISLHAPNSELRSKLMPINRAYKLPDLMEAIKYYVNRTGRRITFEYGLFGGENDQVEHAEELAALLKGVKCHVNLIPVNYVPERDYVRTPREQIFLFEKTLKDRGVNVTIRREQGHDIDAACGQLRAKERKEETR; encoded by the coding sequence ATGGAAACGACTGTAAGAAAACAAAAGAAAAATTTAGAAACGAAGAAACCATCAATTTACTCTTTACAACTTCATGAAATGCAAGATTGGTTAAAGGAACAAGGAGAACCGAAGTTCCGTGCTGGACAAATTTTTGACTGGTTATATAAAAAACGTGTAAAAAATTATGAGGATATGTCAAACCTTTCTAAAGGATTGCGTGATAAATTGTCGAATTCCTTTGATATTACTACTTTAAACACGTTAGTAAAACAAACGTCTTCGGATGGAACAATTAAATTCTTATTCCAATTATATGACGGATATTCTATTGAAACGGTATTAATGCGACACGAATATGGAAATTCCATTTGTGTAACAACGCAAGTTGGTTGTCGTATTGGGTGTACGTTCTGTGCTTCGACACTTGGTGGATTAAAGCGAAACCTAGAAGCTGGAGAAATTGTAGCGCAAGTAGTAGAAGTTCAGCGTGCGCTTGATGAAACAGAAGAACGTGTAAGTTCTCTTGTTGTTATGGGAATTGGAGAACCATTTGATAACTACGATAATTTAATGGGATTCTTACGCATCATTAACCATGAAAAAGGACTTCATATTGGTGCGAGACATATGACTGTTTCGACGAGTGGAATTATCCCGAAAATTTATAAGTTTGCTGAAGAAGATCTACAAATTAATTTTGCGATTTCATTGCATGCTCCAAACTCAGAATTACGTTCAAAATTAATGCCGATTAACCGTGCTTATAAATTACCAGATTTAATGGAAGCTATTAAATACTATGTAAATAGAACAGGGCGTCGTATTACTTTTGAATATGGATTATTTGGAGGAGAAAATGACCAAGTAGAGCATGCTGAAGAGCTTGCTGCGCTCTTAAAAGGTGTAAAATGTCATGTGAACTTGATTCCGGTAAACTACGTACCTGAACGTGATTATGTACGTACGCCACGTGAACAAATTTTCTTGTTCGAGAAAACGTTAAAAGATCGTGGAGTGAATGTAACGATTCGCCGTGAACAAGGTCATGATATTGATGCAGCCTGCGGTCAGTTGCGTGCGAAGGAGCGCAAAGAAGAGACGAGGTGA